A single region of the Salvelinus sp. IW2-2015 linkage group LG20, ASM291031v2, whole genome shotgun sequence genome encodes:
- the LOC111980784 gene encoding glucose-6-phosphate exchanger SLC37A4 isoform X1 has translation MGATGYGYYRMVIFFSMFTGYSLYYFNRKTFSFVMPSVMEEIKLDKDDLGLITSSQTMAYAISKFISGVLSDQISARWLFSIGLLVVGGINVVFSWSSTVTVFSALWFVNGLGQGLGWPPCGKVLRKWFEPSQFGTWWAVLSCSMNLAGGLGPLLAMVLLQYYDWRTILSMSGIICASFSVICLVFIKNEPKDVGLPSIEASAKKGVANCDSTLSEFLLSPYLWVLSLGYLVVFGVKTACTDWGQLYLIQDKGQTVLIGSSYMSALEVGGLVGSLAAGFLSDRAVARQGLGTHGNPRHVLLLSMMAGMYLSLYLFRVTITAEALKEAPVWVVALHPLSVLIGLSEKEIWILSLGAMFGFSSYGPIALFGVIANESAPSNYCGSSHAIVALMANVGAFFAGLPFSTIAKYYSWDMAFWVAEVTIAVTTVIFFLFRNIRTKMGHIPQKID, from the exons ATGGGGGCCACTGGTTATGGATACTATCGTATGGTTATCTTCTTCTCCATGTTTACTGGCTACTCCCTGTACTACTTCAACAGGAAGACCTTCTCTTTTGTCATGCCCTCTGTGATGGAGGAGATTAAACTGGACAAGGATGACTTGG gcctgatcaccagtaGTCAGACCATGGCCTATGCCATCAGTAAGTTCATCAGTGGTGTATTGTCCGACCAGATCAGCGCTCGCTGGCTCTTCTCCATTGGCCTCTTGGTGGTGGGGGGCATCAACGTGGTCTTCTCATGGTCCTCCACTGTGACTGTGTTTTCTGCTCTGTGGTTTGTCAACGGTCTGGGCCAGGGCTTAGGCTGGCCACCATGTGGGAAGGTGCTGCGCAAG TGGTTTGAGCCGTCTCAGTTTGGTACATGGTGGGCAGTGCTGTCCTGCAGCATGAACCTGGCCGGTGGATTGGGTCCTCTCCTGGCTATGGTATTGCTTCAGTACTACGACTGGAGGACTATCCTGTCCATGTCAGGCATCATCTGTGCATCCTTTTCTGTCATCTGCCTGGTGTTCATAAAGAACGAACCCAAAGACGTGGGCCTGCCCAGCATTGAGGCCTCAGCCAAGAAAGGAG TAGCCAACTGTGACAGTACTCTGAGTGAGTTCCTGCTGTCTCCATACCTGTGGGTGCTGTCCCTAGGCTACCTGGTAGTGTTCGGGGTGAAGACGGCATGCACTGACTGGGGCCAGCTCTATCTCATTCAGGATAAGGGCCAGACTGTCCTCATag GCAGTTCCTACATGAGTGCCTTGGAGGTTGGAGGTCTGGTGGGCAGCCTCGCAGCTGGCTTCCTGTCTGACAGGGCTGTTGCTAGG CAAGGTTTGGGTACCCATGGTAACCCTCGCCATGTCCTGCTCCTCTCCATGATGGCTGGCATGTATTTGTCCCTATACCTGTTCCGTGTCACTATCACAGCTGAGGCCCTAAAG GAAGCTCCCGTCTGGGTAGTGgcccttcatcctctctctgtccttatcGGCCTGTCAGAGAAAGAG ATCTGGATACTTTCCCTGGGTGCTATGTTCGGATTCTCCTCTTATGGACCAATCGCATTGTTCGGTGTGATAGCCAATGAAAGTGCTCCATCAAACTATTGTGGGTCCTCCCATGCCATTGTAGCTCTCATGGCCAATG TTGGGGCTTTCTTCGCGGGACTCCCCTTCAGCACCATCGCTAAATACTACAGCTGGGACATGGCCTTCTGGGTAGCTGAAGTGACCATTGCCGTGACGACAGTCATCTTCTTTCTGTTCCGTAACATTCGCACCAAAATGGGCCACATCCCCCagaaaattgattga
- the LOC111980784 gene encoding glucose-6-phosphate exchanger SLC37A4 isoform X2 — MGATGYGYYRMVIFFSMFTGYSLYYFNRKTFSFVMPSVMEEIKLDKDDLGLITSSQTMAYAISKFISGVLSDQISARWLFSIGLLVVGGINVVFSWSSTVTVFSALWFVNGLGQGLGWPPCGKVLRKWFEPSQFGTWWAVLSCSMNLAGGLGPLLAMVLLQYYDWRTILSMSGIICASFSVICLVFIKNEPKDVGLPSIEASAKKGVANCDSTLSEFLLSPYLWVLSLGYLVVFGVKTACTDWGQLYLIQDKGQTVLIGSSYMSALEVGGLVGSLAAGFLSDRAVARQGLGTHGNPRHVLLLSMMAGMYLSLYLFRVTITAEALKEAPVWVVALHPLSVLIGLSEKERIWQYIQPASQLHTTCNHASPGPPHPASLPAGSSESSHPDS, encoded by the exons ATGGGGGCCACTGGTTATGGATACTATCGTATGGTTATCTTCTTCTCCATGTTTACTGGCTACTCCCTGTACTACTTCAACAGGAAGACCTTCTCTTTTGTCATGCCCTCTGTGATGGAGGAGATTAAACTGGACAAGGATGACTTGG gcctgatcaccagtaGTCAGACCATGGCCTATGCCATCAGTAAGTTCATCAGTGGTGTATTGTCCGACCAGATCAGCGCTCGCTGGCTCTTCTCCATTGGCCTCTTGGTGGTGGGGGGCATCAACGTGGTCTTCTCATGGTCCTCCACTGTGACTGTGTTTTCTGCTCTGTGGTTTGTCAACGGTCTGGGCCAGGGCTTAGGCTGGCCACCATGTGGGAAGGTGCTGCGCAAG TGGTTTGAGCCGTCTCAGTTTGGTACATGGTGGGCAGTGCTGTCCTGCAGCATGAACCTGGCCGGTGGATTGGGTCCTCTCCTGGCTATGGTATTGCTTCAGTACTACGACTGGAGGACTATCCTGTCCATGTCAGGCATCATCTGTGCATCCTTTTCTGTCATCTGCCTGGTGTTCATAAAGAACGAACCCAAAGACGTGGGCCTGCCCAGCATTGAGGCCTCAGCCAAGAAAGGAG TAGCCAACTGTGACAGTACTCTGAGTGAGTTCCTGCTGTCTCCATACCTGTGGGTGCTGTCCCTAGGCTACCTGGTAGTGTTCGGGGTGAAGACGGCATGCACTGACTGGGGCCAGCTCTATCTCATTCAGGATAAGGGCCAGACTGTCCTCATag GCAGTTCCTACATGAGTGCCTTGGAGGTTGGAGGTCTGGTGGGCAGCCTCGCAGCTGGCTTCCTGTCTGACAGGGCTGTTGCTAGG CAAGGTTTGGGTACCCATGGTAACCCTCGCCATGTCCTGCTCCTCTCCATGATGGCTGGCATGTATTTGTCCCTATACCTGTTCCGTGTCACTATCACAGCTGAGGCCCTAAAG GAAGCTCCCGTCTGGGTAGTGgcccttcatcctctctctgtccttatcGGCCTGTCAGAGAAAGAG agaatttggcagtacatccaaccggcctcacaacttcacaccacgtgtaaccacgccagcccaggacctccacatccagcttctttacctgcgggatcgtctgagagcagccacccggacagctga